The Herbiconiux sp. SALV-R1 nucleotide sequence GGTGCACCACCTCCGTCCCGCTCCCGGTGCCAAGAAGGCGCGCACGCGCGTCGGCCGCGGTGAGGGCTCGAAGGGTAAGACCGCCGGCCGCGGTACCAAGGGAACCAAGGCCCGGTACCAGGTCAAGGTGGGCTTCGAGGGTGGCCAGATGCCGCTGCACATGCGCACCCCGAAGCTGCGCGGCTTCAAGAACCCGTTCCGCGTCGAGTACCAGGTCGTGAACCTGGACAAGCTCGCCGAGCTCTACCCGAGCGGCGGCGACGTCACCATCAGCGACCTGGTCGCCAAGGGTGCCGTGCGCAAGAACGAGAAGGTCAAGGTTCTCGGCGATGGCGACATCTCCGTGAAGCTGAACGTCACGGTCGACAAGGTCTCCGGCTCCGCCCAGGAGAAGATCGTCGCCGCTGGTGGTTCCGTCAAGTAAGTACTGACAGTCCGGTGACCCGAATCGCCGTGCGTCGACAGATGCGTCATGAGAATGAGGTAGCCTGTCGAGGCCACGAATCGGGTCACCGGACTTCTTGGCATTGAGCCACACGAACGCAGGAGGCCCTTTTTGTTCAAAGCCGTCGCGCGGATCTTCCGGACTCCGGACCTCCGCAGGAAGATTGGCTTCACGCTCGGCATCGTCGCGCTGTTCCGGCTGGGATCGTTCATCCCGGCACCCTTCGTGGACTTCGGGAACGTGCAGACCTGCCTCGCCGCCAACCAGGGCACCTCAGGCCTCTACGAGCTCGTCAACCTGTTCTCGGGGGGCGCGCTCCTCCAGCTGTCGATCTTCGCGCTGGGAATCATGCCGTACATCACGGCCTCGATCATCGTGCAGCTCCTGCGCGTGGTCATCCCTCACTTCGAGACCCTCTACAAGGAGGGCCAGTCGGGCCAGAGCCGTCTGACGCAGTACACCCGCTACCTCACCATCGCGCTCGGTGTGCTGCAGTCGACCACCCTCATCACGGTCGCCCGCTCCGGCGCCCTCTTCGGCACCTCCACGGTCGCCGAGTGCGGCCAGCTGATCACCAACGACGCCTGGTACGCCATCCTGCTCATGGTCATCACCATGACCGCGGGCACCGGCGTCATCATGTGGATGGGTGAGCTCGTCACCGAGCGCGGCATCGGCAACGGCATGTCGCTGCTCATCTTCACCTCGATCGCCTCGACCTTCCCGTCGTCGCTGTGGCTCATCGCCCAGACCCAGAGCTTCGAGACCTTCCTCGCCGTGCTCGCGGTCGGAGTCGCCGTCATCTTCGGTGTGGTGTTCGTCGAGCTCTCGCAGCGCCGCATCCCGGTGCAGTACGCCAAGCGCGTGGTCGGCCGGCGCACCTACGGCGGCAACAACACCTACATCCCCATCAAGGTGAACATGGCCGGTGTGGTGCCCGTCATCTTCGCGTCGTCGCTGCTGTACCTGCCGGCGCTCATCGCCCAGTTCAACCAGCCCGCCGCGGGCCAGGCGCCCGCCGAGTGGGTCACCTGGATCAACAACTACCTCGTGCGCGGCGACCACCCGCTGTACATGCTGCTGTACTTCCTGCTCATCGTCGGGTTCACCTACTTCTACGTCGCGATCACCTTCAACCCCGAAGAGGTCGCCGACAACATGAAGAAGTTCGGCGGCTTCATCCCCGGCATCCGTGCCGGCCGGCCGACCGCCGAGTACCTCGACTACGTGCTCACCCGCATCACGCTTCCCGGCTCGCTCTACCTCGGCCTCATCGCCCTGCTGCCCCTCATCGCGCTGGTCGCGGTCGGCGCCAACCAGAACTTCCCGTTCGGTGGCGCGTCGATCCTCATCATCGTGGGTGTGGGTCTCGAGACGGTGAAGCAGATCGACTCGCAGCTGCAGCAGCGTCACTACGAAGGGCTCCTCCGATGACGGATCAGGCCGGCACCACCGACTCGAACGGTTCGCTCCGCCTCCTCATCATCGGCCCGCCCGGCGCGGGCAAGGGCACCCAGGCCGCGCGCCTGTCGGCGACCTACGGCATCGCCGCGATCTCCACCGGCGACATCTTCCGCGAGAACGTCAAGAACGGCACCCCGCTCGGCGTGAAGGCCAAGGAGTACATGGATGCGGGGCAGTACGTTCCCGACTCCCTCACCAACGACCTGGTGCGCGACCGTCTCGCCCAGCCCGACGTGGCCGACGGCTTCCTGCTCGACGGCTACCCGCGCACGCTGCAGCAGGTGGAGGAGCTCGACGGCATCCTCGGTGTGGCCGGCACGGCTCTCGACGCCGTGATCGTGCTCACCGCCGACACCGACGAGGTGGTGCGCCGGCTGCTCGGCCGCGCCGCCGAGCAGGGTCGCAGCGACGACAGCGAAGAGGTCATCCGCAAGCGGCTCGACGTCTACGCCGAGCAGACCGCCCCGCTCGTCGAGGTGTACACCGAGCGCGGCCTCGTGGTCGAGGTCGACGGGCTCGGCGAGATCGACGAGGTCACCGGCCGCATCATCGCCGCCCTCGCCGCGCGCTGACGTGGTCGGCTGCGTGACGACGGGGCGTGCCGCGTGATCGGGCGCAACAAGGGCATCTACAAGACGCCGGCCGAACTGCGCCTCATGGTCGCCCCCGGCCTCGCGACCGCGGCGTCTCTCGCCGCGGTGCGCGCCGCCATCCGCCCGGGCATCTCCACCCTCGAGCTCGACGCCATCGCCGACCGGGCGATCCGTGAGCTCGGCGGGGTCTCGAACTTCCAGATGGTTCCGGGGTACTCGCACACGGTCTGCGCCTCGGTGAACGACGACGTCGTGCACGGCATCCCGAACGGGCGCCGGCTCGAGCCGGGCGACATCGTGTCGATCGACAGCGGCGCCGACATCGGGGGCTGGAACGGCGACTCCGCGATGACCATCGTGCTCGACGACCCGGCTCGGCCGGAGCTCGTTGCCGCACGGCAGCTGCTCTCCGACGTGACCGAGCAGTCGCTCTGGCACGGCATCGCGCGGCTCGCCACCGCCCATCACCTCAACGAGGTCGGCGAGGCGATCGAGGAGTACGTGGAGGAGCATCCGTCGACCAAGGCGGGCGCGACGTACGGCATCCTCACCGACTACATCGGGCACGGCATCGGCCGCAGCATGCACGAGGCGCCGCCGGTGTTCAACTACCGGGTGCGTCAGCGCGGCCCCGAGGTGAAGCCCGGGCTGGTCGTCGCCATCGAGCCGATGATCACGGCGGGCACGACCGAGACCTTCGTGCGCGACGACGAGTGGACCGTGGCCTCGGCCGACGGCAGTATGGCGAGCCACTGGGAGCACTCGGTGGCGGTGCACAAGGACGGCATCTGGGTGCTGACCGCCGAAGACGGCGGGGCCTCGGGCCTCCTGCCTCTCGGCATCACGCCGGTGCCCATTCCGTAGCCCGCTCGAGCACTCGGGCGGGGAAGCGAGCCGGACGGCCGGCTCTCGAGCGAAGGCGGGTCGGTTCGGTGAAGGTCCTCATCACGGGTGGAGCAGGCTTCCTCGGCGATCGTCTGGCGCGCACGCTGCTCGCGCGCGGGGAGGTGACGGTCGCGGGGGAGACGTCGCCGCTCACCGGCGTGACCATCGTCGATCGGGTGCTGCCGCGGCCCGACCTCGTCGACGACGGGCGGGTCTCCGCCGTGGTGGGCGACCTGGGCGAGGCCCTCGGCGACGGGGTGCTCGACGGCGTCGACCTCGTGTTCCACCTCGCGGCCGTGGTGTCGAGCGAGGCCGAGCGCGACTTCGACCTCGGCATGCGCGTAAACCTCGCCGCCACCATGGAGCTGCTCGAGGCCTGCCGTGCCCGGCCCACGCCGCCGCGCCTGGTCTTCACGAGCTCGCTCGCCGTGTTCGGATCGACGGATGCGCTGCCGCTGCCACCCGTCATCACCGACGAGACGCTGCCGACGCCGCAGTCGAGCTACGGCATCCAGAAGTTCATCGGAGAGCAACTGGTCGCCGACTACGCCCGTCGCGGGCTCGTGCCCGCCCGCACGGTGCGGCTGATGACGGTGGCGGTGCGTCCTGGCGCGCCGAACGCGGCGGCGTCGAGCTTCCTCTCGGGCATCGTGCGCGAGCCGCTGGCGGGAGTCGCGAGCAACAGTCCGGTGCCCCCCGAGACGCTGGTGGCGCTCAGCTCACCCGCCCGCACCGTCGAGGGCGTGCTGCTCGCGGCCGCCGCGACCGACGCCGACTGGGGCCCGCACACCGCGCTCACCCTCCCCGCCCTCACCGTGAGCGTCGGGGAGATGGTGGCCGCTCTCGAACGCGTGGGCGGGCCGGATGCCGCGGCGCTCGTGGGGTGGGAGCCCGACGAGGCGGTCGCCCGCATCGTCACCAGCTGGCCCTCCCGCTTCGACTCCACCCGCGCCCGCCGCCTCGGCCTCACCGCCGACCCCGACTTCGACACCATCGTCGCCGCCTACCTCGCGGAGAACCGGGCGTAGCAGGGGCCTGGCACGAGCATCCGTGTCGCCCGCTGCCGGCGCCCGCAGGTGATCATTCTGGCGCTCAGGCGTCGATGACGTGCACCAGCTCGTCGATGAAGGAGGAGAAGTCGGTGGCGCGGCGCACGATGCGCTGCACGTCGTCGCGGTCGGAGAAGACCTCGACGAACTGGTCGAAGACGGTCTGGAAGGCCTTGCGGCCGGTCTCGCTGAAGGCGATGAGCGCGATGACGTTCACGCGGTTCTCGCCCCAGGGCATCGGCGTCTCGTTCACCACGAGGGCGATGGCGGTGCGGGCCGCGCTCATCACCATCGAGTGCGGTACGGCGATGGTGTCGGTGAACGCGGTCGACGACATCGCCTCGCGCTCGATCGCGCCCTCCACGTAGCTCTCGTCGATGACGCCGAGCGCCACCATCGAGCGGCCGAGGGTGCGGATGAGGTCGGCCTCCGAGCTCGCCTGCAGGTTGCGCCAGAACAGCCGCTCGTCGAAGTACTCGAGCAGCTCGTCTTTGATCTCCATGCGCCGACGGTGCCGCCTGACCGACGCGATGGAGCGCCGGATGGCCTCGAGGTCGGCCTTGCTCAGGAACGGCTGGATGACCACCACGTTGTCGCGCGCCGCCGGCACCGGCAGGGTGGTGACCACGATGTCGGAGGAGAGCGCCGACCAGTCGACGTCGGTGCGGGTGATGACCACGTCGACCTGCAGCTCGCTGCCGAGCTCCGCCTCGAGCTTCGCCCGGAGCGACAGGTGCAGGTCGTAGTAGTTGGGGCTCACGATCGCGCAGCTCACCCGCTCCTCGCGCAGGTTCTGCCGTTCGAGGTACGAGCCGACGTGCAGCGCGATGTAGGCGATCTCGTCGTCGTTCACCGTGATGCCGTGCCGGCGCTGCACCTGGCTGGCGATGAACACGGCGAGCTCGTAGATCATGGGGTACGAGCCCTTGATCGACCGCGTCATCGGGTTGCGGGAGTGCGAGTTCTCCTGGGCCCGGGCCACCAGGTTCCGCACGTGCAGGCTCAGCCGCACGATGAAGTCGTCGTCGTCGAGGTCGACGAGGTACTCGTCGCTCGCCAGACGGGCGATACGGCGCATCTCGGCGAGGTCGTCGGCGTCGAGGAAGCCCTCGGCGATGTCTTCGGTCGACTCGCCGTGGCCGGGCGTGAGCACCCTGGTGGTGAGGAGCACCGAGAGGTAGGCGAGCTCGCGCTGACTGAGCGCGGTGCCGAAGTGCGCGGTCACGAGCGCGTCGAGCTGCGCGGCGATGTCGCGCACGCTGTCGCTCGGCTCGGCCACCGACACGGCGTCGATGTGCTGGTTCTTCGAGGCGCGGTCGACTGCGATCACCACGTGCAGCAGCACATTGTTGAGGGAGTACTCGTTGACGAAGTATCCGTTGCCGTCGAGCATCTTGATGAGCTCCGACTTGAACCCGGCCAGGTTCTTCGAGGCGAAGGAACGCTGGATCGTCTCGAGATCGAGGAAGCCCTGGGCGCTCTCGTCGCGGAAGATGCGGCTGAGCAACCGCCGGCGGTTGAGCTCGCTGCCGGTGAGCGCGACCGAGGCGC carries:
- the rplO gene encoding 50S ribosomal protein L15, which codes for MAESEAKETAKAAPKKAAASKAAAEKAPAAEKPAKAPAKAKAAAAETKAPAASKAATAKAAPKAEKADESTESREHVLKVHHLRPAPGAKKARTRVGRGEGSKGKTAGRGTKGTKARYQVKVGFEGGQMPLHMRTPKLRGFKNPFRVEYQVVNLDKLAELYPSGGDVTISDLVAKGAVRKNEKVKVLGDGDISVKLNVTVDKVSGSAQEKIVAAGGSVK
- the secY gene encoding preprotein translocase subunit SecY, giving the protein MFKAVARIFRTPDLRRKIGFTLGIVALFRLGSFIPAPFVDFGNVQTCLAANQGTSGLYELVNLFSGGALLQLSIFALGIMPYITASIIVQLLRVVIPHFETLYKEGQSGQSRLTQYTRYLTIALGVLQSTTLITVARSGALFGTSTVAECGQLITNDAWYAILLMVITMTAGTGVIMWMGELVTERGIGNGMSLLIFTSIASTFPSSLWLIAQTQSFETFLAVLAVGVAVIFGVVFVELSQRRIPVQYAKRVVGRRTYGGNNTYIPIKVNMAGVVPVIFASSLLYLPALIAQFNQPAAGQAPAEWVTWINNYLVRGDHPLYMLLYFLLIVGFTYFYVAITFNPEEVADNMKKFGGFIPGIRAGRPTAEYLDYVLTRITLPGSLYLGLIALLPLIALVAVGANQNFPFGGASILIIVGVGLETVKQIDSQLQQRHYEGLLR
- the map gene encoding type I methionyl aminopeptidase, with product MVAPGLATAASLAAVRAAIRPGISTLELDAIADRAIRELGGVSNFQMVPGYSHTVCASVNDDVVHGIPNGRRLEPGDIVSIDSGADIGGWNGDSAMTIVLDDPARPELVAARQLLSDVTEQSLWHGIARLATAHHLNEVGEAIEEYVEEHPSTKAGATYGILTDYIGHGIGRSMHEAPPVFNYRVRQRGPEVKPGLVVAIEPMITAGTTETFVRDDEWTVASADGSMASHWEHSVAVHKDGIWVLTAEDGGASGLLPLGITPVPIP
- the denD gene encoding D-erythronate dehydrogenase, with the translated sequence MKVLITGGAGFLGDRLARTLLARGEVTVAGETSPLTGVTIVDRVLPRPDLVDDGRVSAVVGDLGEALGDGVLDGVDLVFHLAAVVSSEAERDFDLGMRVNLAATMELLEACRARPTPPRLVFTSSLAVFGSTDALPLPPVITDETLPTPQSSYGIQKFIGEQLVADYARRGLVPARTVRLMTVAVRPGAPNAAASSFLSGIVREPLAGVASNSPVPPETLVALSSPARTVEGVLLAAAATDADWGPHTALTLPALTVSVGEMVAALERVGGPDAAALVGWEPDEAVARIVTSWPSRFDSTRARRLGLTADPDFDTIVAAYLAENRA
- a CDS encoding adenylate kinase, producing the protein MTDQAGTTDSNGSLRLLIIGPPGAGKGTQAARLSATYGIAAISTGDIFRENVKNGTPLGVKAKEYMDAGQYVPDSLTNDLVRDRLAQPDVADGFLLDGYPRTLQQVEELDGILGVAGTALDAVIVLTADTDEVVRRLLGRAAEQGRSDDSEEVIRKRLDVYAEQTAPLVEVYTERGLVVEVDGLGEIDEVTGRIIAALAAR
- a CDS encoding transcription antiterminator, with product MSAKHERLLEYLAESDDWVTAGELADRLGVTTRSVRSYVTSVKSAARPLEVIASSTSGYRLNREAYASFVSESRSRDAPRERVHHIIRRLGDSPSGLDVYELAAELYVSESTVEADLRKARLLVEEAGLTLGRKGASVALTGSELNRRRLLSRIFRDESAQGFLDLETIQRSFASKNLAGFKSELIKMLDGNGYFVNEYSLNNVLLHVVIAVDRASKNQHIDAVSVAEPSDSVRDIAAQLDALVTAHFGTALSQRELAYLSVLLTTRVLTPGHGESTEDIAEGFLDADDLAEMRRIARLASDEYLVDLDDDDFIVRLSLHVRNLVARAQENSHSRNPMTRSIKGSYPMIYELAVFIASQVQRRHGITVNDDEIAYIALHVGSYLERQNLREERVSCAIVSPNYYDLHLSLRAKLEAELGSELQVDVVITRTDVDWSALSSDIVVTTLPVPAARDNVVVIQPFLSKADLEAIRRSIASVRRHRRRMEIKDELLEYFDERLFWRNLQASSEADLIRTLGRSMVALGVIDESYVEGAIEREAMSSTAFTDTIAVPHSMVMSAARTAIALVVNETPMPWGENRVNVIALIAFSETGRKAFQTVFDQFVEVFSDRDDVQRIVRRATDFSSFIDELVHVIDA